Proteins co-encoded in one Anaerolineae bacterium genomic window:
- a CDS encoding CpaF family protein, whose protein sequence is MWQQLNQIALTEEQQERVVKRAIESLRGLDTAVVRNREQLRARARGGVLQALQALGWNTNAAQMAAMVTQVVARVSGLGFLDDLLRPEEFTEIALNPDGSLFVQRRDARYMEPVVGYRPTVEEAMRVAEALAGMVGQQLSIANPTINGRLRRDKASGFGGARVKILHPILTVGDGYPAISVRLFYPRRVLPQDLIDWGLAPEGVIQGLLELVARRARIMIVGGTTMGKTTLLSALCDGIPREARIIKVEDPEEIFLDHPNVITIEPYSPSWAERETMKAYTIADALADVMRMRPDWLIVGEVRRGDHVMNLLRAQLSGHPGMTSLHAFGPEEAVQTIETLVFNDLSIGRSGTKSTLALAVDVLVYLDWADGKRRIMGVWEVDAQLHGGNVKFRQRYAYGSGQTTLEPIQRRLLGDMPGRTEKEVS, encoded by the coding sequence ATGTGGCAACAACTGAACCAAATCGCCCTCACTGAGGAGCAGCAGGAGCGGGTGGTGAAACGAGCCATCGAAAGCCTGCGCGGCTTGGACACCGCAGTTGTTCGTAACCGCGAGCAACTGCGGGCGCGCGCGCGGGGGGGCGTGCTTCAGGCATTGCAGGCCCTGGGCTGGAACACCAACGCCGCTCAAATGGCCGCCATGGTTACCCAGGTTGTGGCCCGCGTCAGCGGCCTGGGCTTCCTGGACGATTTGCTCCGCCCGGAGGAGTTCACCGAAATCGCCCTTAATCCGGACGGTTCCCTCTTTGTCCAGCGCCGCGACGCCCGCTACATGGAACCCGTAGTGGGCTACCGCCCCACCGTAGAAGAGGCTATGCGCGTCGCCGAGGCCTTGGCCGGGATGGTCGGTCAGCAACTCTCCATCGCCAACCCCACCATCAACGGACGCCTGCGCCGTGACAAAGCCTCCGGTTTCGGTGGAGCGCGGGTAAAAATCCTCCACCCCATCCTCACCGTGGGCGACGGTTACCCCGCCATCTCCGTCCGCCTGTTCTATCCCCGCCGGGTGCTACCCCAAGACCTTATCGATTGGGGATTGGCTCCTGAAGGCGTCATCCAGGGCCTGCTGGAGCTGGTCGCCCGCAGGGCCCGCATCATGATCGTGGGCGGCACGACCATGGGCAAGACCACCTTGCTCTCCGCTCTTTGCGATGGCATACCTCGCGAAGCCCGCATCATCAAGGTTGAGGACCCTGAGGAAATCTTCCTCGACCATCCCAACGTGATCACCATCGAACCCTACAGCCCCTCCTGGGCCGAGCGGGAGACCATGAAAGCCTACACCATCGCCGATGCCCTGGCCGACGTTATGCGTATGCGCCCTGACTGGCTCATCGTGGGCGAGGTTCGCCGCGGCGACCATGTGATGAATCTGCTCCGCGCCCAACTCTCCGGCCACCCTGGCATGACCAGTCTGCACGCCTTTGGGCCGGAGGAGGCCGTGCAGACCATCGAAACTTTGGTTTTCAACGACTTGTCCATCGGGCGTTCTGGCACCAAGAGCACCTTGGCCCTGGCCGTCGATGTACTGGTCTATCTGGACTGGGCCGACGGCAAACGCCGCATCATGGGCGTCTGGGAGGTGGACGCCCAGCTTCACGGCGGCAATGTGAAATTCCGCCAACGCTACGCCTACGGCTCCGGCCAGACCACCCTGGAACCCATCCAGCGCCGTCTACTGGGCGATATGCCCGGCCGAACGGAGAAGGAGGTGTCATGA
- a CDS encoding Flp pilus assembly protein CpaB has product MKRFLPLIAAVILFLVGLALASGLSTPTQSVVVVVKSLDAGHTLTEADLTLASMANPPQDAFTDPAQVVGQTLAVPRLAGDVITAAALGGLPNPAQALKPNERLVAVQVSRSSGIAGLLQPGERVGVTLIFGHQGFDQGLYAKATIENLRVVWVSPDFQAHSPNAQQQQEDILVGGGLALPTQAKEGVVALAVPISAQTVIYDFSDLGLPPETRTVNAVELLSALDQGGTGVKLSLYLVPEKAQPLVSSGLFLPELVVTPGSTPTPTPTPAP; this is encoded by the coding sequence ATGAAACGCTTTCTCCCCCTCATCGCTGCCGTAATTCTCTTTCTGGTCGGCCTGGCCCTGGCTTCCGGTCTCTCCACACCCACCCAGTCCGTGGTGGTGGTCGTCAAAAGCCTGGACGCTGGTCACACCCTTACCGAGGCTGACCTTACTTTGGCCTCCATGGCTAACCCGCCCCAAGACGCCTTCACCGACCCCGCCCAGGTGGTTGGCCAAACTCTGGCTGTCCCCCGTCTGGCGGGCGATGTGATTACCGCTGCCGCTTTGGGCGGCCTCCCTAATCCAGCCCAGGCTCTCAAGCCCAACGAGCGGCTGGTGGCCGTCCAAGTTTCCCGCAGCAGCGGCATCGCCGGACTGCTCCAACCTGGCGAGCGCGTGGGCGTCACCCTGATTTTCGGTCACCAGGGCTTCGACCAGGGCCTCTACGCCAAGGCCACCATCGAGAACCTGCGCGTGGTCTGGGTTTCCCCTGATTTTCAGGCGCATTCCCCCAATGCCCAACAGCAACAAGAGGACATCCTGGTGGGTGGGGGACTGGCTCTTCCCACTCAGGCAAAGGAAGGTGTGGTCGCCCTGGCCGTGCCCATCTCTGCCCAGACCGTAATTTACGACTTCAGCGACTTGGGCCTTCCGCCGGAAACCCGCACCGTCAACGCCGTAGAACTGCTCAGCGCTCTCGACCAGGGCGGCACGGGCGTCAAACTCAGCCTCTACCTTGTCCCCGAGAAGGCTCAACCCTTGGTCTCCTCCGGCCTCTTCTTGCCGGAGTTGGTAGTGACGCCCGGCTCCACGCCTACACCGACCCCGACGCCTGCCCCTTAG
- a CDS encoding ParA family protein: MTNNNTWLDQLTQNADVATVLLAGLPQTADMWYSVIANEPRLRVVARAVAREDLHAKLAANPQILLLDALLAQGPQDLADLLNGLQVPLIYVVFPAQIPDADFHAVQAAMRRDGVKFYRDTANLVDLVRTMVTDAQMLQRQNGASWSAELSGARQVLPVRLVGVWSLAGGVGKTTIASNLAFAAARRGIPTLLVGMGAPDDLPLILGLKPQPNITTWRANPSQESLKAALQKRDVVDVLAGFPDMLSAAQAISTPPDAANSLRNLADQAIRLGYAAIVFDLPPSMESVAALGVINLLLLVARPSVEGVMRTVEGYRTVVERLGLENLLHPQNLRVVLNRVRDRIDSKSFHDLANRYLKPNNPQAAFPPVSVSIPDRLEVGQAHDRGDWPYLACDPLARAMDTLATELFGGASQPPVGDNGTKRLRIKLPF, translated from the coding sequence ATGACGAATAACAACACCTGGTTAGACCAACTGACGCAAAACGCCGACGTCGCCACCGTCCTCTTGGCCGGGTTGCCTCAGACCGCCGATATGTGGTACAGCGTCATCGCCAACGAACCCCGCTTACGCGTGGTCGCCCGCGCCGTGGCCCGCGAGGACTTGCATGCCAAACTGGCCGCCAACCCCCAAATCCTCCTCTTGGACGCCCTGCTGGCCCAAGGGCCACAAGACCTGGCTGACTTGCTCAATGGGTTGCAGGTTCCCCTAATCTATGTCGTCTTCCCTGCCCAGATCCCCGACGCCGACTTTCATGCCGTGCAAGCCGCCATGCGTCGTGACGGGGTGAAGTTCTACCGCGACACGGCTAACCTGGTGGATCTGGTGCGTACCATGGTGACCGATGCCCAAATGCTACAACGGCAGAACGGTGCTTCTTGGAGCGCCGAGCTCAGTGGTGCCCGCCAGGTGCTTCCCGTGCGCCTAGTTGGCGTGTGGAGCCTGGCAGGCGGGGTGGGGAAGACCACCATTGCCAGTAACCTGGCCTTTGCCGCCGCCCGGCGCGGTATCCCCACCTTACTCGTAGGGATGGGTGCGCCTGACGACTTACCCCTCATCCTCGGCCTCAAGCCCCAGCCCAACATCACTACCTGGCGGGCGAATCCATCCCAGGAAAGCCTCAAGGCTGCCCTGCAAAAGCGCGATGTGGTGGATGTCCTCGCTGGGTTCCCCGATATGCTCTCCGCCGCCCAGGCCATCAGCACGCCCCCCGACGCCGCTAACTCTTTGCGCAACCTGGCTGACCAGGCCATCCGCTTGGGCTACGCCGCCATCGTCTTCGACCTGCCCCCTTCCATGGAGTCCGTCGCTGCCCTGGGCGTCATCAATCTGTTGTTGTTGGTCGCTCGCCCTTCCGTGGAAGGCGTTATGCGCACCGTGGAGGGCTACCGTACTGTGGTTGAGCGCTTGGGCCTGGAAAACCTACTCCACCCCCAGAACCTGCGTGTCGTGCTCAATCGCGTGCGCGATCGCATAGATTCCAAATCTTTCCACGACCTAGCTAACCGCTACCTCAAGCCAAATAACCCCCAGGCCGCCTTCCCGCCAGTGTCCGTGTCCATCCCCGACCGCCTGGAAGTCGGTCAGGCCCACGACCGAGGCGACTGGCCTTATCTCGCCTGCGACCCTCTGGCCCGGGCTATGGACACGCTGGCCACTGAACTGTTTGGCGGGGCCTCCCAGCCCCCCGTTGGTGACAACGGAACAAAACGTTTACGCATCAAACTGCCCTTTTGA